TATCGCGAGCTTCATTCACAACATTACACAATTTGAAATCACCAATTTTTTCACGAATACATTTTTTCACCCTACTAGAAAGAATTCGCAAGAGCTATGTTTGAATATGATATGAAGTATACTTGCAATTTTGTCGATCATTTTCCAACACAACATTTGCAATATCATCATTTTAAGATGCTAAAATTTTTAACAACtcaaaaaatttccttaatttcTTGAATCTATAGTTTCATTGTGACCCCTAAAAGCACGAGCTTGAAGTGTTAACCAACGAAAAATATCAATTGAAGTGCTAACCAACGAAAAATATCAATTGAAGTCTTGAAATGAAGCTGGTTATTTATTCTTTGACTTGAACTTTGCACCtgaataacatttataatatgACTATCTTGATTCAACAAGTCTTGACAAGTTTGCATTGTATTATTGTGTTGTGAGCAAAGATCCCTCCCTAAGTGTTTAAGAAAGGAACAATATTTTCCATTTCTAACTTGCTTCCAAGTTCTAAAACCCGTAGAAATGAATACATGTGATCTAGATCGTCCATTTGGTTTTTTTCCTAAAAAGGTAACACAGTAAGCAGTATGCAACGATGATTGTTAGATGACGATACCTTATATAGAGTGGGGTGAACAGATCCCCTAATTCAAAATTACTAGTTTTAAGATTTTTTAATAGAGTTTAAACTTTGGCTAGCGGAAGTGTAGCGTTTATATCAAAAGTCGTCTAAACCTAACAAATTATTGGAACTCAGATATGCGCAATCATATATGGTATAACAATGAGACAATTGAAGCTAATAATTGAATTCTCAAATTAACAGTTCAAGTATTCACAAGCTAATCAATTTCCAaccaatttaaaacaaaaaattgtcAAGTGTCAAATTATCGAACACTTGTTGTGCGATTGAtttttcagaaatttctttcaaGTTTGTTGGTACTCAAATCCTCTTTCAATTAAAGTGATTGTAAGAATACCAAAAACTAAACTATTATCAAAAACAACATCTAGAAATTTTCTACAAATCAATTCCTCAATCAATGTGTTAAAATATTTGATAATGGAAATTTAAGTGCAAGAGAAATAAAGAGATAGAGAGAAGACATGAGGagtttgtttaggcagttcaccGGTCATCTTGACTACGGCTACATCTAcccccaatttcaatttggaattgagcTATCAATCTTACTATGCAAAAAATTGTTTACAAGAGATGTTAAGAAATTCAACCCTACAAACCCTATGATTGATGTTGATCCATGtacttctcttcccttgatctgaGTTTTGATCAAGCCACCCAACAAACACCAATTGATTCACCGTCTTGCGCCACTCCTTTATAAGATACCGTAGTTCTTCAAAGCTTTTACTTGGTTGAATCCAAACTGCGAATTATTGTTGTCCCAAGATTACAAATTGATTCACCGTCTcacgctactcctttgcaagaaccaCTTGTTCTTCAAAGCTCTTCACTCGATCAAATCCAATTGCGTAAATCTTTTCGAAAATCCCCGAATAGACACTTTGATCTTGGAGTAAAAACCCTCACAATTTTTCCAATAAAACCTCCTCGATTCTCAACCCAACCTTAGGTTACAACAAACCTAAATTGAACGTTATCAACCAAGTCTAGATGACACCCAAACAATGAATGATTATGTGTACGTtgtttgtgtgtatgcatagatgagaggatgaagatgaagagaaatCAAGTATGTGTATGTATATGTATGTATGAGACTTGGAGACAAAAGAAGAACTtagaaacttaagagaaaaattaatatttggAATCTGCTTTAGTATGTGCCGACACATAATGACAAATATTGATGCACGTGTCGATCTATAGTAGGTCATGAGTCAATACCAGAAAATACAAAGGTTTAAGCTTCAGGACGATGGCACATGAGTCGACCTAAAACACGTATGTGTGGATACATAACTTGATTTTTGAAGCATGTGTCGACACAAGAAGAGGGATGAGTCGACACAGGAAAATAGATACTTTTTGTTTTAAAGACATCAGTACATGTGTCGACACGAAacacatgtgtcgacacatgcaagTAATTTTTGTGCAAAAAGTGATTTTTCATGCATTTTACCGGTTGACAACAATTTCCAATTTGTTATAGATACTTTCTAGGATTCCTAATGACCTCAAATGTAAGGGTGCACACATATACTCAGAGACACCGTTCAATGTACAGAAAAGCTAAGTCAATTTTAATTTTGACATCATTCAAAAACTTCTAAAAAGGCAAATGTAAGTTTTTAGATGATGTTTTTCGTATCTTCATGACAATCCCCCTGAATATTTGCATCCATCTCCCCTTATACTTCTCCccatttgacaacatcaaaagtgACTAAGcacataattaatattaaaacatgATTTAAATGAGTTATGAGTCAATCATGTGTAATTTTAAATTTActtttttactttaaaatataAACAGTTGATTGTTAGCGCTTAAACCATATTTCAATCTTAGCTACATTAATAAGTACTATTTACTCTATTCATCCTCACATTAACAAACTTATCTTTTttaagagagagagagtaaaTTTATGTtctcaaaattatatttattgttgattgaagaataaaatattcaaatcaattaaaaatatatttaaatgaaataaaatgatgaGGACAATCCTGAatctatatatatttattaattggaGGGTGAAAATGAAATGAACAACCATGAAATATGAAATGAAATAGTACTAAAATATTTATCACTTAATTATCTTAGGACTTGGGCAATGTTCATATATAACCCTCGAAAACAAGTTAATTGAATTCATGTAGTAATCACTGTATCATAAAATAAAGGATCATAATATTTATCCATCACCAACATCAAACCTACAAACCTTTATTACACtctctcaatcctctttgcaTCTTCCTTCCCCATCTTTGCATGATTAATCAAATTACGTCTCTACAAAATGCAACCATCACAAATCAACACCCTCACCACATTCATCTCTCATGGCTCCTCCATGGATTCAAGAACTCCATCTCAATTCCTTGACTATACCTATCACAATTATCAACAAATTCCCCGTTACTCCCTCCAAGCCTATTCCTGTTAAACCGGGTGATACTTTATATCTTTCAAACCTCGATGACATGATCGGGGCGCGCGTCTTCACACCAACCGTATATTTTTATCAATCCGACAGCTCGGGCGGGACTTTCCATAAACCTGTCACAGAAATACTTCGACGTTCGCTAGCCGATGTTTTGGTTCCTTATTACCCTCTCTCAGGAAGGTTAAGAGAAACAAAAAATGGTAAACTGGAAGTATTTTTCGGACACGAACTAGAAGGAGCATTAATGGTTGAAGCAAGAACTAACATAGCTTTATCTGAACTAGGTGATTTTGCAGCACCAAACCCTTGTTGGGAACCATTGATCTTCAAGTTTCCCAATGAAGAACAATACAAAGTGTTGGAAATGCCACTTGTTATAGCCCAGGTAACACTCTTCACATGTGGTGGATTTAGCATCGGTTTACGCCTTTGTCATTGTATCTGTGATGGAATGGGAGCCATGCAATTTCTAGGAGCATGGGCTGCAACAGCTAAAACCGGAACATTGGTGACAGAACCTGAACCATGTTGGAATAGAGAAGTTTTCAAGCCACGTGATCCACCAGAAGTGAAGTTTCCACACATGGAGTTCATGAGAATTGATGAGAGATCAAATTTAACAATGAAACTATGGAAAACAAAGCCGGTTCAAAAATGTTATAGAATCAACCGCGAGTTTCAAAACCAATTGAAATCGCTTGCTCAACCATTTGATGATGCTGGTTGCACTACATTTGATGCAATGGCCGCACATATTTGGAGATCATGGGTTAAAGCTCTTGATGTGAAGCCTTTAGATTACCAATTAAGGTTAACATTTTCTGTCAATGCTAGACAGAAGCTTAAGAATCCACCATTGAAGGAAGGTTTTTATGGTAACGTGGTTTGTATTGCTTGCACAACAAGTAATGTTTCTGAGCTTGTGAATGGGAAATTACCAGAGACAACCCTTTGGGTTCGCGAAGCTAGACAGAATGTAACAGAAGAATATTTGAGATCAACAGTTGATTATGTTGAAGTTGATAGGCCAAAGCAGCTTGAGTTTGGTGGTAAGCTTACAATAACTCAATGGACAAGATTTTCAATATATAAATGTGCTGATTTTGGATGGGGTCAGCCAATTTATGCTGGTCCTATAGATTTAACACCTACACCTCAAGTTTGTGTGTTTTTACCTGAAGGGGAAGGTGACTGTAGTAATGGTTCTATGATTGTTTGCATTTGCTTGCCTGAATCTGCTGCTAACAAGTTTACACAAGCCTTGTTGATCGATTCTCTTTCGACATAGATCTGATTCTGATTATGAGACCTTATGCTCCTACTTGATTTAGTTCATAATGCTGTCAATAAATTATCAAGATTCATGTCTTTTGACTGTTCAATGTTCACACTTAAGAGTTAATGTTGTTTAATActcattgtttttctttttaattctcTTAAGAGTTTATGTTCACATATAATTCTTTTTGGGTATTACCATTAGTTGACCATTGTTGGACTATTTGAAAACTTTTGACATGAATGTTATGTTCATAAAGTATGTCAGACAATTGTTGTACAACCATGAGATCAATGTTGTTTGTGTTACTAAAAATGAACAACATATGAAAtgtgtttaaatttaaaaattagtaaaaaaaaataatcaaggCCTTCAAACTCTTTTATGTTAAAAAAGTTTCAAATTTGAATAGCTATACTAAGAAAGGAGCTACTTGCAAGATAAACCTCGAGTTCCCAACCTATATAAAATGGTAATGAGATAtcaatatgattaaaataatctTTGATATTTTCATGATTTGGTACCAGTTCCCAACCTATTCAAGTAGTTAATGTATGACAACTGAAGGTTAACAGATTATACTGTCACAGTtgtcaaataaaaacaataactTACAATGGAAAAATAAGACAGAAACCAATTTAATATACATGGTTAGCCATTTTGAAGAAACAATGAAATAATATTACCGACACCTTGTTGTAGCATAACCATATATGAATtggaagagagggagagagaagAGTAGGAGctaattacaatgagaatgagaATGATATTTCACTATCCTCTCCCTCTTTCACCCCTTGAATTAACTAGCACATATATTAGTATACATTTAATACATGAGGATCTCACAAAAGCAAGAAAAGGTGAAATCCAATCTACACATAGCAACTGGGGAATCATGTTCAGTGACTCAACATTTAGATGCTCTGTGATGGaacctgattcaaaacatcaaaattgtTGACAGCTTTTGGTCTCCACTCAGTCCGACCCCTCACAATCTCCGCACCGTCTTCCAGTCGAAGCAAGTGTTTGCATTCAACAAATCCAATGTCAGCATCAGTTACATCAGTCAAGGACTCAAGTACACTGTTCCTCCCACATTCCTTCCTGTACTCCAAACTCACTGAATGCAGCTCATGACTCTCCAAAATTTGCTGCGGAGCACTCTGCGCCAATCAAAAGTGACCAATTCATTTTATACGATAATGAAGCTAGCCATTTCAACGGTTAATGTTACACGCATCACAACGTTAGTAGTTGTGCTGGAACATCATTCAGAATCAGATAACCCCTACTAATAAATCCATTcaataaagaaaaaacaaagaaTACTATATATGATTAGAAGATTAGAAACTTACCTCCAGAATCCATCCAATGTACTTCACATTATTAACATGCTGATTAACATCTAGATCATTCCATCTGGGCTAAAAATAGAGATGAATTGTACAACATAATTAGAAAatgttcacaaaaaaaaaaaaactaaatcaatCATATTAACAATTGGGAAAAAGGTTCACATACACTTAGACCAGTTCGAATATAT
This genomic window from Vicia villosa cultivar HV-30 ecotype Madison, WI unplaced genomic scaffold, Vvil1.0 ctg.000817F_1_1, whole genome shotgun sequence contains:
- the LOC131631388 gene encoding omega-hydroxypalmitate O-feruloyl transferase-like, encoding MAPPWIQELHLNSLTIPITIINKFPVTPSKPIPVKPGDTLYLSNLDDMIGARVFTPTVYFYQSDSSGGTFHKPVTEILRRSLADVLVPYYPLSGRLRETKNGKLEVFFGHELEGALMVEARTNIALSELGDFAAPNPCWEPLIFKFPNEEQYKVLEMPLVIAQVTLFTCGGFSIGLRLCHCICDGMGAMQFLGAWAATAKTGTLVTEPEPCWNREVFKPRDPPEVKFPHMEFMRIDERSNLTMKLWKTKPVQKCYRINREFQNQLKSLAQPFDDAGCTTFDAMAAHIWRSWVKALDVKPLDYQLRLTFSVNARQKLKNPPLKEGFYGNVVCIACTTSNVSELVNGKLPETTLWVREARQNVTEEYLRSTVDYVEVDRPKQLEFGGKLTITQWTRFSIYKCADFGWGQPIYAGPIDLTPTPQVCVFLPEGEGDCSNGSMIVCICLPESAANKFTQALLIDSLST